A stretch of the Ananas comosus cultivar F153 linkage group 14, ASM154086v1, whole genome shotgun sequence genome encodes the following:
- the LOC109720579 gene encoding 1-(5-phosphoribosyl)-5-[(5-phosphoribosylamino)methylideneamino] imidazole-4-carboxamide isomerase, chloroplastic-like, translating to MAMRMIFGARARLPPSPLNPIPDRRNPNGKPLSLRTCRSNGVDCVSFVACAVRFRPCIDIHKGKVKQIVGSTLRDTVVDGTTLVTNFESDKSPAEFANLYKEDGLTGGHVIMLGADDASRAAALEALHAYPGGMQLGGGINSDNAMTYINEGASHVIVTSYIFSNGQMNLERLKHLVGIIGKQRLVLDLSCRKKNGKYAIVTDRWQKFGDIILEEQTLVFLATYADEFLVHGVDVEGKRLGIDEELVTLLGCYSPIPVTYAGGVSTMEDLERIKSAGKGRVDITVGSSLNIFGGNLPYEDVVTWHNNQ from the exons ATGGCGATGCGCATGATTTTTGGCGCAAGAGCGAGGctccctccctctcccctcAACCCTATCCCCGATCGGAGAAACCCTAACGgtaaacccctctctctccgaACTTGTCGATCCAACGGCGTAGATTGTGTCTCCTTCGTTGCATGCGCCGTTCGATTCAGGCCCTGCATCGACATCCACAAG GGGAAAGTGAAGCAGATCGTGGGATCCACACTTAGGGATACAGTGGTGGATGGAACGACTCTTGTGACGAATTTTGAATCGGATAAGTCTCCGGCAGAGTTCGCGAATCTATACAAGGAGGATGGGCTCACGGGGGGCCATGTTATAATGCTCGGGGCCGATGATGCGAGCCGTGCCGCGGCGTTGGAGGCATTGCATGCTTATCCTG GTGGCATGCAACTTGGAGGTGGGATCAATTCGGACAATGCGATGACTTATATCAACGAAGGTGCAAGTCACGTGATTGTTACATCA TACATTTTTAGTAATGGACAAATGAACCTTGAACGGCTTAAACATCTTGTTGGTATAATTGGAAAGCAAAGGCTTGTCTTGGATCTTAGTTGTAGAAAGAAG AATGGTAAATACGCCATTGTTACTGACAGATGGCAGAAATTCGGTGATATCATTCTAGAAGAGCAGACATTGGTATTTCTTGCAACCTATGCAGATGAATTTTTGGTTCATGGAGTTGATGTGGAGGGGAAAAG GCTAGGAATTGATGAGGAGCTTGTGACATTGCTTGGATGCTACTCACCT ATTCCGGTAACTTATGCTGGTGGAGTCTCAACAATGGAAGATCTGGAGAGGATAAAATCCGCTGGCAAGGGCCGCGTTGATATTACAGTTGGAAGTTCTCTCAATATATTTGGGGGCAATCTACCATACGAGGATGTCGTCACTTGGCATAACAATCAATAA
- the LOC109720340 gene encoding uncharacterized protein LOC109720340, whose amino-acid sequence MVVFIDDILIYSRNDAEHEEHLRIVLKLLLETKLYAKLKKCKFWLQEDAFLSYVISPAGVIVDLKKVDANRDLSRSTTITEVKSFLGLAGYYRRFIEGFVKLSTPLT is encoded by the coding sequence AtggtggtgttcatcgacgacatcttgatTTACTCCCGGAATGATGCCGAGCATGAAGAACACTTAAGGATAGTGCTAAAGCTTTTGCTAGAGACGAAattgtatgccaagttgaaaaaatgCAAGTTTTGGCTTCAAGAGGATGCTTTCTTAAGCTATGTGATTTCTCCCGCTGGAGTGATAGTTGACCTGAAGAAGGTTGATGCAAATCGAGATTTGTCTAGATCGACGACGATCACTGAGGTGAAGAGCTTCTTGGGATTAGCTGGATACTACCGTCGGTTCATAGAAGGCTTTGTGAAGCTTTCCACACCTCTCACTTGA
- the LOC109720428 gene encoding 26S protease regulatory subunit 7-like, with protein sequence MMQEEQPLQVARCTKIISPNTEDANYVINVKQFAKFVVGLGDKVSPTDIDEGMRVGVDQNKYQIQIPLPPKIDPSVTMMTVEEKPDVTYNDVGGCKEQIEKMREVVELPTLHPEKFVKLGIDPPKGVLCYGPPGTGKTLLARAVVNRSDARFIRVIGSELVQKYVGEGARMVRELFQMARSKKACIVFFDEVDAIGGARFDDGIGGDNEVQRTMLEIVNQLDGFDARGNIKVLMATNRPDTLDPALLCPGRLDRKVEFGLPDLEGHTQIFKIHTKTMNCERDIRFELLARLCPNSTGVDIRSVCTEAGMYAIRAHRKTVTEKDFLDAVNKVIKGCQKFSGTPKYMVYN encoded by the exons ATGATGCAAGAGGAACAACCTCTGCAG GTTGCTAGGTGTACGAAGATTATTAGCCCGAACACAGAAGATGCTAATTATGTGATAAATGTTAAGCAATTTGCCAAG TTTGTGGTCGGGTTGGGTGACAAAGTCTCTCCAACTGATATTGATGAAGGCATGCGAGTTGG AGTTGATCAAAATAAGTATCAAATCCAGATTCCTTTGCCACCAAAAATTGATCCAAGTGTTACGATGATgacggtggaggagaagccTGATGTTACATATAACGATGTTGGTGGCTGTAAGGAGCAGATTGAAAAGATGCGAGAG GTTGTGGAGCTTCCAACGCTTCATCCAGAGAAATTTGTGAAGCTTGGAATTGATCCTCCGAAAGGTGTCCTTTGTTATGGTCCTCCTGGAACAGGAAAAACTCTCCTTGCTAGAGCTGTGGTCAACAGATCTGATGCCCGCTTTATTCGTGTCATTGGAAGCGAGCTGGTTCAAAAGTATGTTGGAGAGGGAGCTCGGATGGTCCGCGAACTTTTCCAG ATGGCCCGTTCAAAGAAGGCATGCATTGTCTTTTTTGATGAAGTTGATGCTATTGGTGGTGCTCGTTTTGATGATGGCATTGGTGGGGACAATGAAGTTCAACGTACTATGCTTGAAATCGTCAATCAGCTTGATGGTTTTGATGCTAGAGGAAATATCAAAGTTCTAATGGCAACCAATAG GCCTGATACTTTGGACCCGGCTTTACTCTGTCCGGGAAGATTGGATCGTAAGGTTGAGTTTGGTCTGCCAGACTTGGAAGGTCACACACAGATATTCAAGATCCACACAAAAACAATGAATTGCGAGAGGGACATCAGATTTGAGCTTCTTGCTCGCCTCTGCCCAAACTCCACTG GGGTGGACATAAGGAGTGTGTGCACCGAAGCCGGGATGTATGCGATCCGGGCACACAGGAAGACGGTAACAGAAAAGGACTTTCTTGATGCAGTGAATAAGGTTATTAAGGGTTGTCAGAAGTTCAGCGGAACGCCCAAATACATGGTCTACAACTAG